The region TGTTGGAGCCTCCGCAGACGTGGGCGCAGCTTCCGGGAGAACCACGCCTGACGTCCGGGAGCGCGAATCGGGATTTAATTGGGAACGTTCTGCCGTTTCCTCGCTCCCTCCGCCCTCTCGGAGTTACTGGGAATGACTTGGGAAGGCCTCTGGTCCCCCTGGCGAGGGGGTGGGTGGAATTCTCTCTCTTGCGGGAAACAGAGCTGCGGTGTCGCTCCGGGCCAGCCGGCCGTCCCCGGCCACTCCTCTCCTCGCTGTGCCTGGGGAGGACCGGGCGCCTGGACGGCTCGGATACTTGCGTCCTGAATTAGGTCATGCCCACGTGAGCCGGGAAAGGGCTGTGTTTACGGGAAGCTACTAATACCACGGCCGTGGGGCCCTGCCCTGGTGCCAGCTACGGTTCCGGGACTCAGACGCTGTGTAAGTGTCGGTGCTGCCTGCGCCACGGGGGGCGCTCCTCGTGTGCAAAGAGTCGGGTTTACGTGGGACAGACAAAAACACTCGCAAAAAAGAGATTTCGGAACTAGCTTGGAAAGTGATTTCACCTTCTGAAGAGTAGTGACACAGTACCTTCTAAATGGTAAAAGCATCTCTCCCAAGCTACGCTATTCCGCTGATTTTAAGACCgattggagaaagagaaagtcatTGTCTCGGCGGAATTAGGTTCCTGGCGTTTTCGTTAACTCTAGAAGCTTTTCTGTTATCTGAGGCGGTTCGGACAAAAACGCGCTGTCACTAGACGAGGGGTTTTTGATGAATCGCTCGGTACCGGATGCACTTTGCGTGGATTGTCGGGTTTCGGAGATTTGAAGTATGGCAAGGGTGCATCTGACGCCAAAACCGTAAATGGGGAAACAAACGCTTTCTGTTCTTCCTcggcccaggagctggaggtggaGCCGAACCTCCGAGGCCCTGAGATAGTCACCATGGGGGAGAACGACCCGCCCGCGGCCGAAGCCCCCTTCTCCTTCCGCTCGCTTTTCGGCCTTGACGACTTGAAGATAAGTCCGGTTGTGCCAGGTAGGTGGAGCCAGGCGGGACCCTGCGACTTCTGCACGGCCCCCATCTAGGTGACGACTGTGGCTGAGGGTCCCTGCGGGGGAACTATCGCCCCGATGTCCTTACACCCACAGGCGGGACGCCTGCCCTCCCTTAGCTATGCCGAATCTCAGGGAGGAGGCACGGCGGAGAGGAATTGTTGTGCTCAGCCCTTGCCAACTCCCCGAAGGCAGCTGTTTTATTCTCTGGTTGGAGGTTTTCGGAGCTTGGGGCTCCACAGTCTCCCTGGTAAATCCCGGAGCAGGTCAGATTCTGGTCAGGAAATCCCTGAGCCTTCCAGGAAGTCGTGAGAGGCAGGGGCCACCCATCCTTccagaaaacttaaaataaactGACTGCTGCCGAAGGTATCAGAGGCCTAGAGTAGAATCCAATGGCAGGAGACAACAGTTGTCCTGGCAACTAAAGGAAGGAAAGTTGTTTTTGCAAATGAGTCACAAGTGCTTGGTAAAAACCGTGGGATTCCCAGCGACCCGTGCACCGGGATCTTTTTGGCTAGACCCTACCCACACTGGTCGCAGGGAGCCGTGGGCTTGTGGGTCCCGGAACTGAGGGACTGGGTGCGGGCAGAACGCCGGCACCCCGCGGCTCAGGGCAGGGGCAGCATGGCGGCTCTGCTGAGGCTGCAGAGGGCACGGGCTGGGGCCCCCGTAACAGTTTCTTTTAACCACCTGGACAATTGACGTGAGGGGAGGCTTGGaaaggctgggaggtgggagagaggtttcaagtaaatgaaaagatgcatgattttaaaatatggctcAGAATTAGCATCcatgcaaaatgaaagaaaaaaatattcagcaatCACCTGACTCCCCAATCCTACCTGGTTTTTACGCCTGATCGTTCTCTTCCTGTCTTTGCCTGTACGTGTAGTTTCATGCATGGTGCAGACATGGACAAGCGTTTTCCCACGTGCCCTTTGGTCTTTATAAACACCTTTTCTTATGGCAGCACAGACATCCCATAGAGTAAATGTGTAATTTGATCATCGTTTGACCTCTAATTGTCTCTACtgtttctataatataaataacGTGAATTTGAATAGTGACATACGTATTCCTTTCCCCTAATTTTTTAATGACTTCCGTAAAATTAATTCCTAGTAGTGGGAAGGAgcaaaacttttccttttaaataacaCAATGTGTTGTTCAttagagaaatttagaaaatacagttgaccgaagagacttttaaaaattacgcACAATCACACCGTTTCTCAGGGATAACCCTCCTCGTACTTTATTATCAGATTTCTTGCCTCTTTCTATTTACATATCTACTTTCCCTTTGGAAGCAACATATGCTATTTGTACTGTtttgaggctttttaaaaaaattagcagtaTCATGTTCGTGTTTCCATGGCATTAAATGATTCGATATTTTTAGATGTTGATGAACTACGGCCCACGGGTCAAGCCGCTGCAGATCGCGCTGTATGGAAACACAGACCCTGTTTGTTCGCGCGCCGTCTGCGGCTGCTTCCGCCACGGCAGCAGAGCTGGGCAGCTGGGACGGGCATACGGCCCCAAATTTAAAGCTCACGTTGAGCGTTACTAATCCATTCGACATTTGAGATGCTCCCAAACCTGAAACGTTTTGAGCTCTGGCAGGACGCTCCGAGGAAGGCTCACTGGGGCGCTTCCGATTTCGGACTTTGGGGCTAGGAACGCTGAGCCAGTGAGTGTAATGCAAATATTCCgaagtctgaaaaaaaatcctcaattcAGAACACTTCCAGCCCCAAGCATTTCTAATAAGGGACACTCAGCCTGCGCGTGCTGTCTGGTCCTTCACAGAAACAGGCGGCCACCCCCTTCCCGTCCCCGTGACATGCTAAGTGTCGCTGTAGGTGTGGCACCGCTTGTGTGCATCATGTGTTGTGCCACCCGCCCTCTTTGCCGGTCATTTGGGCTGTTATAAACGCCACCCTTCCAAGTGTCCCCGCAGGTAGGAATTCGTGTACTCCTATATGATGGCATTTtagggtaaattcctagaagtggaatcgCTAGctcagaaatttttatctgttccTAAGCTTTCTGGTACATAGTTCCAACTGCACACACCAGAAAGTTTGCGCGATTACACCCCTGTGGGCGGTAGGTGGGGGGTCCGTGTGCTTTCTCTTTGGGTGAGCCGTGGCGAAGCTGGCATGTGGTTACGTCCACTTCGTGTGCTTGTCATGTCCAGAGAGGGTGACAGTTTCCAGCCCTGCGGGTTTGTCACTCGCATTCCTTCCCTGCAGACGTGCTGCACACGTTGCTCTGATCCCAGCGTGTCCCGGGACATGGCGGTGTGGGGGCTGCAGCCCCGGGGGCAGCATGACGGATGAGCAAAAGGGAACGGATACCAAGTTCCCAATTAGACGCCAATGCTTGATTCTATAGTTTGGAGTCACTTCCTCACTCTAACTCAGAACAGCTGAGTGAGAAAAGGCCGCGCCCGGGGCCCCCGCTGATGTTCTGTGCGAGGTGGAGGCCGCCGTCCCCATGGAGAACAGTGGGTTTGCACAGGCTCCTCCAGGCCGGGcctgcgggggagggggagggggggaggccTCTCTGCTGACCCCGGACTGCAGGAGGCTGCCCTGGACTGCAGGTGGGCCGTCCTGAAAGGAGTCGGCCTCTGACCCTGAGTTAAAACAACCTTCATTATCATGGtgtcattccttcattcattcattcatccatccatccatccatctgacAGTTTTGTCCGGGGCTGCTGTGTGCCCCGTGCTGCTCCAGGTACCCAGGACAAGGACGCAGCCTGACCAACCCCCTTGGCTGCTCAGTCCTGGGGCGGAGTCGTCTCACCTGCCTCGCTCTGCACCTCTGGTCCCCGCGTCCTTATCTCTGTCTCCTTctgcctgtcctctcctcccccctcctcctgctcggGCTCATCCGCTGTCCCCTCTTTCCACTTCTCCCCGTTTTCGTCCTCAGTGCTCCTCCTTTTGGGGCAGCCTCTAGTGATATTGATCATTTCCTAACCACGGGCTTGCTTGCCGCAGGAGAGCCATGGGTTCCCCGAGACAGGCGGGCGAGCTGAGGGAGCAGAGTCTCAGCTCTGCACACCCAGACCGGGGCCAGCCTCTGTCCCCCGCCACCGCGTGGCCTTGGCAGGCTTGTCTCCCCTCCCCGGATCCCACACTTCCTAATTTTTAATGAAGGCAACCTAGGCATAGATATATTTTCAGGCTTGATGAGATCATTCTCGTTCTCCCTGAGAGGGAAGGGTACCGGTGGGGATTCTCCTGGCCGCCCGGGAGGCTTGTCCTTCTGGGCATCTCACCCCTCGTCACGTACCGTTTCCCGCCAAGTCTGCCCGGGTCAGTGGGCAAGAACTGCGAGGGGTCCCAGGTGTCACCCTCCTTGCGAGCTACAAGTCAGTCTGCTGCAGTTTCACGGATGCCGGCAGGAGGCCCgggactcctgggtcagagacagagGACTTCACTAGCCACGGCACAGCAAGTGGTGCGAGTGTCCCGTGTGTGCCAGTTGTCCTAACCTTCCCAGTCCCACCGAGGCCCGTGGAGCAGCCCACATGGGTGTTGCACATGCAGGCAGTTTGAACCGTAACTGAGTAACCCAGAATTAAGGGAGCCCTTCCTTTTATAACGGGCTGTAAGCAGCCTCGTGCGGACTTTGCTCTGCAGGGTGACATGATGTTTGTTAAACCGGACGGTAAACAAACCTGCCTCTCGCTCCGGCGGGAGACCCTGTCTGTCTTCCGAGGCTGTTTGCTCTAACTTGTCCTCCAAGAGATGATCTGGACCAACGGCCGTCAGTTTCTCTGTGCACAAGCCCTGCCAACGTCCCGCCCTTGGGACCTCTCTGGGTGACCCCGGCACTCCCTCTGGCTGCCAGGACCCTGTGCAGGGTTGACGCCCTCCTCCTTGGGGACAGGTGCGTCCTTGGACGTTGGAGTGCTGCTTCCCCTGCGTCAGTGTCCTGGGGCTGCTGAAACAAAGTCCCCAAAACTGGGTGACTTagaacaataggaatttattctctcccagttctgggggccagaagtctgaaaccCAAGGTCACACTCCCTCCAAAACCTGCAGGGGACCCTTTTTGCCTCTTCCAGCGTCTGGCCGTTTGCTGATAATCTTTGGCTTGAGGGTGCATCACTCTGATGGCTGCCCGCATCCTCACACGactgtctcctccctgtgtctcttctCGTCATCTTCGCTCTGTGCATGTTTATCTCCGTGTCCAAATTTCCACTTTTACAAGGACTCCAGTCACGTGGGATTGGAGCCCACCCTCACAGCCTCATCTGAGGCTGAACTTGCTTACTCCGTAAGGACCCTCAACTTAGCTCCAAGCGAGATGACAATCTGAGGTCCTGGGAGTTTGGACTTCAGCATATCTTTTGTGGGGGACACTGTTCAACCCATAGCAACCCCCCCAACCCGGGATGGGCAGAGCCGGGTCAGAGGCGGGGAAGGAAAGCCTGTCTCTGGAGAATGTGCTTTGGCAGCTGGCCCTGCTCTACCCGGGGCGGCTTTCTCTGGGCGGAGGCGGCTCTGTACTGAGGGGAGGGGGCGCGCAGCTAAGCGCACGTTTTGTGCCGAGCAAAGTCCGGGCTCGAGGCCTTCTGCTCTCGCCCCCTCTCTGGTGTCCAGATGCAGACGAAGTCGCCGCGCAGATCCTGTCGCTGCTGCCTCTCAAGTTCTTCCCCATCATTGTCATCGGGGTCATCGCGTTGATCCTGGCGCTGGCCATCGGCCTGGGCGGTGAGTGCCATCCATTATTCAGCAGGCTCTCAAATGCCCCTGGCGTGATTAAACTTTCACAAGCATTCCCTGGTCTCCCAGCCGTAATTACGGGCAGCAAACTCCGACCTTGAGTCTGCCGACCTTGAGTTTTCTGCGCCTGCTTGAGCGCCATGCGTGCGAAGCCAGCGCGGGCCTGGCCGAGGAGGCTGGCCATGCTGGAGGCTCGGTCGCCAGGGAAGCTGCCCGGTTAGAAGCGTCCAAAGGCGGCTGATGAAATAGGATCccgagggtgggaggggggcccCGGGCTGGGGAGGAGACAAAGAGGCCCGTTCATGGGGCGCCAGGTGCGCCAGCCATTGTTACCATAAGGTGCATGGGGCTTTTGAGAAAGTGAGTCGTTTGGACGGAGGGTCTGTAACAGGGAGCAATTTCCCTTTCAAATAACTGGACCTCCCATGAGTCTCATTTGTCACCTGCTTGGCTGTGTGGTCCCCAGTTCACTCGCTTCCTGCCCAGGGTTAGAGCAAACAGGGCGGCCGCGCCGGGCTCGGTCAGTGCTGCTTTGCTGGCCGGCTCGGTGGGTTGGCCCACAGCCACCGCATTTCTCTCTTGACCCTAAGCCCTCCGGAGTCTAAACTCACCTTGAGCGTGGCTCCCGGGCCAGGCCACTTAACAAGACAAAGTGGGGCACAGCGGCCCCACCCCCTGGAATTCAGAACAGAAATCGGGCTGAAGGGGACGGGCGGCCGACCGGGGTGCGGTTTCAGTACAGGTTCCATTACTGATGGGCACGCTCACCGCCACGCGGCAGGTGGACGGTAGCTAGCGCTGCGCACTGCAATGCTCGCTGGCCTGTCTGCCCCCTCCCCTTGCTCAGTCCACTTCGACTGCTCCGGGAAGTACCGGTGCCGTTCGTCTTTCAAGTGTGTCGAGCTGACGGCCCGGTGCGACGGGGTCTCAGACTGCAGAGACGGGGAGGACGAGTACCGGTGTGGTGAGTCCACGGCTCTGCGGGGACGGGGGGCAGCAGACCCAACCCCGAGCCTCCCGTCTGTGGGCTGGGTCCACGTCACCACCATTGTCACGCCCTGTCCTCAGCTGGGATTTGACTGGCTCTCACCCCAGGAGCTACGGGGCTGGGCATTCGGGGGGCCCTTACCTGGAGCCCACTTCTCTTGGGGAGATGGCACGGCCATAAGGCGGGAGCCCCGGGAAGTTTCTCGGGGTCTAGCCAGCAGGAGCTGTCCCTGCCCCGGGGCCCGTGGCTGCCGTGGACGGGGAGAGGGCCGGATTCGGCGTGAGCGGGCTGGGGAGAGACCCCCCCCCGGCATTCTCCGGGCCCCCCTCTGCTAACGGGCTTTCCCCGCCAGTCCGCGTGAGCGGCCAGAGCGCCGTGCTCCAGGTGTTCGCGGCTGCCTCGTGGAGGACCGTGTGCGCCGATGACTGGAAAGGCCAGTACGCGGAAGTTGCCTGCGGCCAGCTGGGCTTTCCCAGGTAAGCTGCGGAGCgtggcccccgcccccgcccccgggtGGGGACACCCAGGGAGATAACGAGAGGGAAGACGGCCACGGCTTAGCGGGCGCCGCTGGGTGGTTTAACACGTCTCCGCGTCCCCTCCTGGCAACCCTGCGACGCTCGCCGTCCTCGGTTCGCAGATGTGCAGACCAGGGCCCAGACGGGCCAAGGGACTTGCTGGACTCACACGGGACAGACGGCGGCGTGCCGCTGGGCGTTCTCAGGGCCCGGCCGAGTCTGAACCCCGGTGCAGACTCAGCCAAGCTACGTAGCtggtgcctcggtttcctccctGAGAAAGTAGGGCAAACCCTGCTTTCACTTTCACTTTGCACCCTCCACGCAAACGTGCAATACGGAGCTTCGACGCTGGAAACCAACCCCTCTCGCTCCTCCCTCTACAGCCTGCAGGGCAGCGTCCCGGACACGGCCCGCGAGCGGCTGTGGTCACTTGGTGTCCACGCACGCCTCCCGGGAACCCCAGAGAACCAGCTGTTAAAAGTCAGAAATGTGGTGAAAACACGACCATTCAAAACAGTCGTTAAGCAACACGTAGGAGAAAGAACTATCGCAGCGGGCTTTTCACGTTTCAGGATTTGGTGGTGCTTGTGTGATCTTTTTGCATCCAAGCGACACATTTTTGCCCAGATACAGTCCTTCTCCTTCCCTGGCTCCTTCCGTCCGACTTCATACGAATGCGTGTGGCCGTGGGTCCCAGAACACCTCCCACACTCCTTTTTGCTCTTGACCCGGAGTTCAGGGCCGGCGGGCCTGCACCCTGCCTCGCGCCAAGGAAAGGGCGTCACCGAAGCCACGCTGCTCTGACTCGGCCTCCGAGATGCGGCTTTCAGGTTCGGTGCACCACGTTCTCAGCTCTGCTTCTCCAAAGCCGGTGAAGCCCCACATGCCCTCCTGGGTCCCCGAGACCTGGCTCCTCTCACCCCACGCCGACCCGGGTTAGAAACCAGCTGCAGTCCAGGTTCGGCAAGCACAGCAGGAAGCACCCACACAAATGCCTTCGAGAATGGCGTAGACTTTACTCCTCAAAGACAAGGAGAAGTTGTTTATGTCACAGACGGACGGACAGCCGAGAGCGTCCTCGTTAGGCATTTCTGCTCCCTGCCAACCCTCTGCTCAGACGCACGGGCGTGGGGAGGGGTCCCTTTCGCTTTCCTTGTCCGCCCCGTTCTGTCCTGGAGCACaggccacctgccctgggtgggTCCCGGGGCCTCTCTGCTGTCACACGCAACACTCAGCTCTGCACCCCCAGCCGCCCGCAGTGAGGAACCCTGGCCTCCCCGGGCAGCATTCGGGGCTACCCTGCCGTGTGACAGCTCTCAGGTCGGCCTCCACCCCAGCCTGTTGCTAAAATGTCCCTTCCTGCGTCCACAATGCTCCCCGCTGGAGAAGTCCAGGCAGGGCCATCTGTGCAGCCTGCCACCTGGGCGCCTCCCCTTCCCCGCCGCGGCCGtgctcctctctcccctgcctgGGGCTTCGTTTCCAAGGGTCACTTCTGCGTTCTGCTTTGCTCATTCTTCCCGCCTCACTCTCCGAAGCTCCCTCTGTGATCCTGTCTGGTCCACCACGACCCGTGCGAGGTGTCAGTGACTCACAGACGACCGGGACCGAGGACTGCCCAGCCGGGTCGCTCCGCTCGGACCCCGGTGCAGACTCCGCCAAGCCACGTAGCtggtgcctcggtttcctccctGAGAAAGTAGGGGGGACACTAGGCCCTGCTTTGAAGGATCGTCGTGAGCTCGAATGGCCTTGTGGGTGTGGGGCGAGCTGGCACGTGGGCGCACGCCTGAGGCTGTGGTTGCCGCTGTCGTCACTGCCACCGAGAGACCTGGACAACGGCGCCCGGCTGTCCCAGCAAGGCTGGCCCTTCCACGCGGCGCCCGGCTGTCCCGGCAATGGCTGGCTCTTCCACGCGGCGCCTGCACGAGGGCGAGCTGACCGGGCCCTGCGAGGGCTGCGGAGGTCGTCACGGCTGCCTAGACTGCGTTTCCTTCCAAAGGCGGAGCTGGCGGGACGTTCATTCCGCGCACACGTCCCCTCCGCACCCATGGTGGCCTGCTGAGACCTGCTGGCAAGGGGCGCGGTAGCTGGGGACGCGGGCCGATGACCGCACCATGCTCTGTCACTGCACGAAGACAGGGGACAATGGCCATTTATCCTCCACCTCGCGACTCTCCAAACATTCGCTACCTTAGACAGAAATGGCAGCCGCTCCACCCCGCACCCCAGCAGCGCCATTTCCGGACGCGTTAGACACCTGCTGGGGGGCCTGGCGCCCCGAAGCGCCTCCTCGTGCGTGttcgcccccgccccccacagaCCCAGAGGCCCCGTCCTCCCTGACCGTGTTCTCGGGGTGCACGGCATCCCCGCCTTGGGGCCCAGCTGACACCCCGCACCCAGTTCTGCGTCCGCGGCCCCCGGACGCGTGTCAGGCCGTGCGAAGGCCATTGCAGCCGAATGGGTCAAGGCTGGGACCTGACCCCTGGCCCCAGGAAATGGTCCCCTCCTGCGTGGCTGCATGCCCCCCGGGTGGGCGGGCAGGGCCGTGGCGCGGGCGGAGGCGGAAGGGCCCAGGCCATGCCAGGTGGGGACACGGCTAAGGTGAGGGGACGCTATTCTACTGGCAAAGGGGCCTGCGATGGTTTTGGGGGGACGAAACGACACCCCCGCGTGTGAGCCCCGTGCGACAGGGAGCAAATTTAACACACGGTCTGTGTCTACGTGCCTGCAGCTACGTCAGCTCCGACAGCCTCCGGGTGAGCTCGGTCGAGGAGCAGTTCCAGGAGGACTTCGTGTCCATCAACCACCTCTTGCCAGACGACAAGGTGACGGCCCTGCACCACGCCGTGTACGTCAGGTGAGTCGGTGGGTCGCCGGGCGGTGCCGCCATCCGCCCTGGCGTGGGCCGCCTGCCGGGTTTGTGGGGCCGCGCTCGGCTCCACGCAGACTCGGGGGGCAAAGGGGACTGCTGTCGCAGGACACGGGGCAGGTGGCCGCCCAGGTTAGAGGGGCAGATGCGCCAGGCGGGGGCTCGAGAACCTACTCCCATTGTAGGCCACTGAGGCCGACGGGGACAAGGCAGGAGCTGGGGTACAGGAGTGACCGTGCTGCACGCGTGATGTGCGTGTTCTCGCGCCAGGCGGCCCAGGATGTCTGGGGAACGGAAGCAGCAAGGGtcgggagggagggaaaaagaaacgGAAATTAAGAAAGAAGTTTACCCTCTTTGTTTACTAAGTACTTTAGCATGCCTCCTTCATTTTACACGTTTCCCCCAACAACTCACGGGGCAGGTAAAGCCAGGTGTCCTTAAATAGCAGTCAGCACCTGGGGCGGAGCAGACTCACCTGCCGAGCGccgggcctggggtggggggcaggtgcgGCCAGTGTCCCGAACGCACGGTGCCTGCTCTCTTCCTGACGCCTGAGCTGTGTGTTCCCTGCTCTGGGAACAGGCTTGCCAGTCTGTCCGTCGGGGAATGGACAAGCGCCCGGGACGCCCGGGGCAGTCGGGGGGCAGCTCCCCCTGCCTGGAGACACAAGCTTGCCCCTGCGTGATGAGGCTGAGGCTCTAAGGGCAGGAAAAGTGACAAAGATCCGGGGACCCCTCTCCCTTCACTGAGATCAGCGCATGCCCTGGTCCCCATCCCCcgtgtggggcaggagggagcgtCTGTCATTCTGGGGCAGTCACACTTTGCTGCCCTGGAGGCGTCCTCTGGGAGGTGTGTGGGTGAAGCCAGGCCGTGGGGCCCTGGAGAGCGGGCCACGCCGTCCCCTGGGCATGCCGTGTCCCCCAGGGGCCAGGATGTGAAGGACACTGGGTGAATCGGGCGTGCAGTGACATGggtttatgtttatgtttatacCTCTCCTCACTCCCACGGTTCGCTTCGTTTTTCACATAGACTGAGACGGCAACCGATATTGCAGCGTGGGGAGAACAGAGTTTACTTTTCCGTTACCCCAAGGTGAAGTGCAAAAAGAGCGCTTGCTCCCCAGGCCTCAGCCGTCTCTCATGCAGCCTGCTTTCTTCCCCCTGTAGGGAGGGATGTGCCTCGGGTCACGTGGTCACCTTGAAGTGCACAGGTAAGGGTTTCTGCGACGCAGAGATCCAACGCCCAGGCTCCTGTTCCCCGCCCCGCCGCCTCTGAGGACTGCCCTGAGTCCCTCCCCTCCGGGTGCCAGCGGGGAACTCTGCGCACCCCCCACCTGGCAGAGGGGGGCAGCAGTGTCGGCCCCACTTGTCAGGTGAGGGAGGCAGCTAGGGGTGACTTCTTAGCAGCATATAGGACCCAGGTCCGTGAGTCCTGCCACTCTATCCCTCTCTCCTTAAGTTTGTGCAGGCCCCAGGGTCGGGGACAGCCCCCTTGTTCATGCCTGGGAGGTGAGTccaggtggcaggggtggggtcaGGAGAGGTGGGGGGGGGTGCTGGCTGGCACCTGTGGTAGTGAGGCAGGGGGCGGCTCCTCTGGGGAGCTGTCAGGCGTCCCTGTGTGTTGTCATCAccggggaaggggctgggggcgCTGCTGACCAGGCAGGGGGCTCTCTGCTCTGATGGGCTCTTCCCACTGCACCCCTGCAACACCCGCCTGTCCTCaagtcccctcccccccagcctgcGCCACTGCTCACCCCGGGGGCCCCATTGCAGTGCGCCTTAGCACTGCcgagagctctgggcaggtagcaGCAACACCGGGGAGAGACAAGCAGGCCCCGGAAAAGTCTGCGGGGTCGGCCTGCAAGCCCTGCTCTCCCCCACAGCCTGTGGCCTGCGGACGGGCTACAGCCCGCGCATCGTGGGTGGGAACACGTCCTGGCCGGCGCAGTGGCCCTGGCAGGTCAGCCTGCAGTTCCAGGGCTACCACCTGTGCGGGGGCTCCGTCATCACCCCGTTGTGGATCGTCACCGCGGCACACTGCGTCTACGAGTGAGTGCCCCGACCCGGTCGGGTGGCGCCCGTCTCCCAGACCCCGGCCGGTGCCCGGGCCCCGTGGGGGTGCGGCCGACGCgggcggtgggggcaggggcaggaacaGGCAGGCGGGGCTCCACCAGGTCACGCCAGGTGGACGGCCTCTCTGCTCAGCCCACACCCGCCACCGTCAGCTCACAGGGACTGCTGACCCCGAGCCTGTTTAAGGTTTTTAGACCCGTAGCTCGTACAGAAAAGTGtggactaaagaaaaaaaaaattcaagctttTGAAGAGCTAAAGTTGGTTTTATTCAGCATCTGAGTGAGCACAGCAGCCCGGGAGGAAGCTTTCGGAGTGCTTCTGTCCCACTGCTCCGACGCGGGGTCCAGCTCACGGCTGTGCACGGCTGTGGCGCCTCCGTGTGTGCACATACGTCCAAGCGTGGGTGCGAGACCATGCCTGGCTGTAGGTCACTAAAGGGCATCTGCTTGTACGTGGCAGAAGCACAGTCCCTAACCCCGCCAGGCACTATCCTCTGTGCAGGAAGAGGTAAGATTGGGATCGGTTAGGACCCAGGCAAGAGACACTGGGGCCCGTGCTCCGAGCTGTCCTGTCTCCAGAGGGCTGTGCCCCTCGCAGAGTCGAGGATTGCGAACGGTGCTGGCGGGCAGGAATGAGCACACTGGCTTCGTTGTCACTTTGTCTCCCCAAAGTTAGAAAGAGTGGGGAGGAAGCTCTGGGCAGGGAAGCCCATCAGATAAAAGGCCCGACCTTCTTGCAGCTAATTGCGGTGGACCCTGGCACAGCTGAGACAGGACGAGCTGgtgcagggtgggcagggagttGCAGGTCCCCCGTGGGGCACCAGGCATCTTCTTACACTGGCAGGAGCATAGAGTGTGGGGAAATGCAGGGAAGACTCCCCAACACAGCGGTTCCCCCGTTATTTTCACCTCCTGCTTGGGTTGCTGCTGGTAGAGAATGGGCCCTGACAGAGCCCCGCAGTGAGCAGAGCTGAGTGTGGGTTTCCAATGCCGAGAGGACTCccgaggggcagggtggggcatgTCTAGGAGACATGCGTGTGGGTCTGTGATTCTGCAGGGCGTGGGAGCCGCGGTCGGTGTCCAGTGTGAACAGGCCAGGCAGGAGGGCCTTCTCCCGGCTCCCAGGATGCTTGGGTGAGTGGGGTGACGGCGGGGTCTCTGTGTTTACCTCCTGCTCTTTTGCTGCAGCCTGTACCTCCCCAAGTCCTGGACCATCCAGGTGGGGCTTGTGTCCTTGCTGGACAGCCCGGCCCCATCCCACATGGTGGAGAAGATCGTCTACCACAGCAAGTACAAGCCCAAGAGGCTGGGCAATGACATCGCGCTCATGAAGCTGGCCGGGCCGCTCACGTTTGACGGTACGTCTGGGTTCCGGGTGGTTCTGTTGCTTTCGTTTGTCTCAAGAGAATTGGTAATTACTTG is a window of Microcebus murinus isolate Inina chromosome 1, M.murinus_Inina_mat1.0, whole genome shotgun sequence DNA encoding:
- the TMPRSS3 gene encoding transmembrane protease serine 3 isoform X1, giving the protein MGENDPPAAEAPFSFRSLFGLDDLKISPVVPDADEVAAQILSLLPLKFFPIIVIGVIALILALAIGLGVHFDCSGKYRCRSSFKCVELTARCDGVSDCRDGEDEYRCVRVSGQSAVLQVFAAASWRTVCADDWKGQYAEVACGQLGFPSYVSSDSLRVSSVEEQFQEDFVSINHLLPDDKVTALHHAVYVREGCASGHVVTLKCTACGLRTGYSPRIVGGNTSWPAQWPWQVSLQFQGYHLCGGSVITPLWIVTAAHCVYDLYLPKSWTIQVGLVSLLDSPAPSHMVEKIVYHSKYKPKRLGNDIALMKLAGPLTFDEMIQPVCLPNSEENFPDGKLCWTSGWGATEDGAGDASPVLNHAAVPLISNKICNHREVYGGIISPSMLCAGYLKGGVDSCQGDSGGPLVCQERRVWKLVGATSFGIGCAEVNKPGVYTRITSFLDWIHEQMERDLKT
- the TMPRSS3 gene encoding transmembrane protease serine 3 isoform X2, producing the protein MGENDPPAAEAPFSFRSLFGLDDLKISPVVPDADEVAAQILSLLPLKFFPIIVIGVIALILALAIGLGVHFDCSGKYRCRSSFKCVELTARCDGVSDCRDGEDEYRCVRVSGQSAVLQVFAAASWRTVCADDWKGQYAEVACGQLGFPSYVSSDSLRVSSVEEQFQEDFVSINHLLPDDKVTALHHAVYVREGCASGHVVTLKCTACGLRTGYSPRIVGGNTSWPAQWPWQVSLQFQGYHLCGGSVITPLWIVTAAHCVYDLYLPKSWTIQVGLVSLLDSPAPSHMVEKIVYHSKYKPKRLGNDIALMKLAGPLTFDEMIQPVCLPNSEENFPDGKLCWTSGWGATEDGGDASPVLNHAAVPLISNKICNHREVYGGIISPSMLCAGYLKGGVDSCQGDSGGPLVCQERRVWKLVGATSFGIGCAEVNKPGVYTRITSFLDWIHEQMERDLKT